In the Xanthobacteraceae bacterium genome, GTTCTCGCCGCGCAAGGGCACACCCGCCGCGCGCATGCCGCAGCTTGGCCGCGAGATCGCAAAACAGCGCGCAAGCCTCCTGCGCACGAAAGGCGAAGAACTGCTGCGCCGTCATTTCGCGAACGAGATCGGCAAGTCGCGCCGCGTGCTGGTCGAGGGCAGCGGCTTCGAGGGCCGCAGCGAGCATTTCATGCCGGTGAAACTCGCGCGGCGCTTCGCGCGCGGTGCCATCGCCGAAGTGCGGATTGCGGATCACGACGAACGCGGGCTACTTGCAGCATGAGAACCGCAGCATGAGTTTCTGGAAACGCCTCACCGGCGGCCTGTCGCGCTCCGCCTCGCGCCTCGGCGAAGGCTTGGCGCGCATCGGCTTTCGCGGCGCCGACCCGAAGACGTTGCAGGAAGTCGAAGACCTCCTGATCGCATCCGACATCGGCGTCGAGACCTCGACGAAAATCGTCTCCGCGCTGAACGACGGCCGCCTCGGCGAGCGCTACGACGAAGCCGACTTCAAGGCGCTGATTGCTTCCGAAGTCGAGAAGGTGCTGGCGAAGGTCGAACAGCCGCTCGACGTTACCGCGCACAAGCCCTTCGTGGTGCTCGCGGTCGGCGTGAACGGCTCCGGCAAGACCACGACGCTCGGCAAGCTGGCAGCGAAACTCCACGCCGAGGGCAAGAAGGTCACGCTCGGCGCAGCCGATACCTTCCGCGCCGCCGCCATCGAGCAACTCAAACTCTGGGCCGGGCGCACCAATTCTTCCATCGTCGCGAAGGCGCAAGGCTCCGATCCCGCGGGCGTCGCGTTCGAGGCGATGGAGAAGGCGCGCGAGGAAAACGCGGACGTGCTGCTGATCGACACGGCGGGCCGCCTCCAGAACAAAGAGTCGCTCATGGGCGAACTCGAAAAGATCGTCCGCGTGATCAAGAAGATCGACGCCAGTGCGCCGCATGCGGTGCTGCTCGTCCTCGACGCGACCGTCGGCCAGAACGCGCTCCTGCAAGTCGAAGCCTTCAAGCAGGTCGCGGGCGTCACCGGCCTTGTCGTGACCAAGCTCGACGGCACCGCGAAGGGCGGCATCCTGGTTGCGATCTCGACCCGCTACGAACTGCCGGTGCACTTCATCGGCGTCGGCGAAAGCGTGGACGATCTCGAAACCTTCTCCGCGAAGGAGTTTTCGCGCGCGCTGGTCGGCCTCGACAAAGACGCTTGAAACCGCCGCATTCCGCGGGCAACAGAACGGCATGACCGACACAACCGCCGCCCCGAAGAAACACCTCGCGCCGCTCCCGAAACTGCTGCTCGATCTGGGGCCGCTGCTTCTGTTCTTCTTCGCCAACTCATGGGGCGGCATCTATTTCGCGACCGGCGCATTCATGGTCGCGACCCTCGTCACGCTCGCCATCAGCTATTACCTGATCCGCCGCTTCCCGGTCATGCCGATCGTGACCGCGGTGATCGTGATGGTGTTCGGCGCGCTGACGCTGTGGCTGCACAACGACACCTTCATCAAGCTGAAGCCGACGATCATCTACGTCATCTTCGCGGTCGTGCTGCTCGCAGGCCTCGCCACCGGCCGCCCGCTGTTCAAGATCGTGCTCGACGGCGCGCTGCACCTGAAAGAAGAAGGCTGGAAGAAGCTCACCGTGAACTGGTCGGTGTTCTTCCTCGCGATGGCGGTGGTGAACGAATTCGTCTGGCGCTCGTTCACGACCGACCAGTGGGTCGCGTTCAAGACCTTCGGCTTCCTGCCGATTACGCTGCTGTTCGCCTTCTCGCAGGCGCCGATCATGCTCAAGTACGCCGAGAACGAACCGGGCGCGAAGTCCTAGCGCATCGCCGCGAGTTTTCGCGCGATCACTTTCGTCCCTGCCTTCGCCGCCCCGCCCGGACCGGGCAGCGCCTTCAGGTTATCCGCGTGAAGCGCCTCGCCGCATCCTGAGCACACGACTTGCGCGCTGATTTTCTTGCCGCATCCGGTATGCACGAACAGGATCGGCTTGCCTTCCTTTGAGGCCACCCAACGGTCTCCCCATGCCGTCAGCGCGGCAAGGATGGGCACGAGGCCGCGCCCCGCTTCCGTCAGATGGTATTCGTAACGCAACGGCTTCTCGCTGTAGGCGACGCGCCGGACAATGCGGTTCTCGACGAGCGCACCGAGCCTTCGGGTCAACAGGTTGCGCGAAATGCCCAGATCCTCGGCAAGATCGTCGAAGCGCGTCACGCCGAGGAACAGATCGCGCACGATAAGGGGCGACCACCAATCGCCAATCACTTCCAGCGAGCGGGCGATGGAGCAGTGCATCTTTTCGAAGCTGGTTCTTTTCATGGCGTCACGATAGTGGGTTGCTTCATTGAACTCAATGTGCAACCTTGGTTCAATCATTGAACTTACAAGCCCATGTACCACGCCATCGTCCGCGCCAGGATCGGAAGCCTGTTCGACGCAATCAATCGCGGCGACGCGGAGCCGGTCTTGCGGGCTTTCGCGCCGCGCTTCGAGCACATTTTCCTCGGCGAACGCCACGCCCTTTGCGGAACGCGCCGCACGCAGGCTTCGACGCGCCGCTGGTACGAACGGCTCTATCGGCTGTTGCCGGACATCAAATTCGATCTGAAAAGGATCAATGTAAGCGGCACGCCGTGGAACACGATTGCCTCGGTCGAATGGAGAGAAACCAACTCCGGCACCGATGGCGTGAGGACTTCCGCGGAAGGTGTTCACGTCGCGCGGCTTGCATGGGGCCGCATGACGCAACTCATCATCTGTCCGGATACAACCGTGCTGTCCGCAACGCTGGAACGGCTCGCCCTTGCCGGAAACGCCGAAGCGAAAGCGGAACCGATCGTCGATTGAACGAAGTCAGCGCGCGGCCAGCGCCTTCTCGATCTCGGCGAGGAAGCGCGGAAAGTTTTCCGGCGTCAGCGGACCGACCTGCTTGTAGCGGATCTTTCCGTCGCGCCCGACGATGAACGTCTCCGGCACGCCGTACACGCCCCATTCGATTGCCGCGCGCCCGTCGCCGTCCACGCCGATTCGCGCGAACGGATTGCCGTGCTCTTGCAGGAAGCGCAGCGCCGCCGGCGTCTTGTCCTTGTAGTTGATGCCTGCGATCTGGATGCGCTTGTCGCGCGAAAGTCGCGTCAGCAACGGATGTTCGAGGCGGCACGGCGCACACCACGACGCCCAGAAATTCACGACCGTCACCTGCCCGTGCAACGCCTCAAGCGTGAGCGGCTGGGCGCTCGCTCCGTCGAGCGGCGCCAGCGTCACCTGCGGCACCGGCTTGTCGAGGAGCGCCGACGGCACGACCGAAGGATCGCCGCTATAGAGGCGAACGAAGAATATCCCCGCGAGTATTGCGAAGATGCCGAGCGGAATCAGCACCGCGAGACGGCGCATCATGTTTCCGAGCGGCGCTTGATGCCCCGCGCTTCGAGATCGGCGAGCGCGCGCTTCTGCGCGCGGTGATCGAGTACGACCCACGCCGCCAGCATCGCGAAGACGACAAGCGCCACGCCGTAAGCGCCGAAGATGTAGGGAGCGTGCGCGCCGAACATCACTGCGCCCCGCTTGCGGCAAGGATGCGCAGCGTGCGCACCCGGCGGCGCAGGATTTCGTTACGCATCGCCGCCATCAGCAATGCGCCGAACAGAAACGCAAAACCGAGTGCGGATACCAACAGCGGCGTAAGGAACGCCGGATGAATCGTCGGCCCGCCGAAGCGCAGCACCGAAGCCGGCTGGTGCAGCGTGCTCCACCAGTCCACCGAGAACTTGATGATCGGCAGGTTGATCGACCCGGCGAGCGTCAGCACCGAAACCGCGCGCGCCGCCAGTCCCGGCTCCTCGAACGCGCGCCACAGCGCGATGATGCCGAGATAGATCAGGAGCAGCACCAGCACCGAGGTCAGCCGCCCGTCCCATTGCCAGTAGGTGCCCCACGCCGGGCGGCCCCACAGTGCGCCGGAAACCAGACACACCACGCAGAACGCCGCGCCGATGGGTGCCGCCGCCTTCTGCGCGACATCGGCGAGCGGATGCCGCCATACCAGCGTGCCGAGTGCGGCAATCGCCATGAAAGCGAAAATACCCATCGACAACCACGCAGAGGGAACGTGCAGGAAGATGATCTTCACCGACTCGCCCTGGTCGCGTTCCGGCGGCGCGAGGAAGCCGAGCGTCAGGCCGAGCGCGATCAACGCAACTGCAAGCAGCGCGAACAACGGCACGCCCCAGCGCGCGAAGCGCAGGAAGCGGTGCGGATTGGCGAGATCGGAAACCGGCATGGCGGCGTCTCTTATGCTCCGGGATTTTTCGAGGCAATGCGGCAAAACAAATTCATGCGGACCTCAGGAACGCGCCAGCCGGATTGCGGCCGCCGCCGCGACCGGCCCGATCACGAAGCCGAACAGCGCGGTTGCGAGCAGCAGCTTGAACGGAGTTCCAAATACTTCTCCGGCTATCGCGGATTCGGTTGCCGCCGCGCCGAAGATCAGCACCGGGATCGTGAACGGCAGCACGAGGATCGCAACCAGCATGCCCGCGCGCGGCAGCGCCACCGACACCGCCGCGCCGATCAGGCCGAGAAACGTGATTGCGGGTGTGCCAACGAGCAGCAGCAACGCAGCCGCGAACAACGCCTTGCCGCTCACGCCGAGCAGGATGCCGAACACCGGGACCGCGACTGCAAGCGACAACCCGGTCATCAGCCAGTGCGCGATCCCCTTCGCGGCGGCGACCGCTTCCATCGGCAGCGGCGCGAGTTGCAGGAGATCGAGGCTGCCGTCCTCGTGGTCGGCCGCGAAGATGCGCTCCAGCCCCAGGAGGCTCGCGAGCAACGCGCCGATCCAGAGGATCGCGGGACCGACCCGCGACAACAGGCCGAGATCGGGACCGATGGCGAAAGCCGACACCATCACGACCGAAAGAAAGAAGATCAGTCCCGCGCCGAGCGCGCCGCCCGCGCGCATGCCGAGCCGGAGATCGCGCGCGATGATGATGCCCATGGCGCGGATCATGCGATTTCCTTCTCCACCACCGCCTGCGCCGCGCGTGCGAAGGAAATCTCCCGCGACGGCGCGACGTCGAGCGTGCCGTGGCTCGCGATCATCGCCATGCCGCCGCCTGCGCGGTGCTCCGTAATAATGCCGGTCAGCACCGCACGGCCTTCCGTGTCGAGTGCTGCATCCGGCTCGTCGAGCAGCCAGAGCGGACGCCGGATGGTCAGCAACCGCGCGATGGCGAGGCGGCGTTTCTGTCCGGCGGAAAGATTGCGCGCGGGCAAATCCTGCAAGGGCAGAAGATGCAGCCGGTGCAGGGCCGTCTCCGGCGTGAGCTTGCCGCCGCCACCGTAGAGGTCGCGCCAGAATTCGAGGTTCTCGGAAACCGTCAGCGCCTCGCGTACCGCCCCCGCATGGCCGAGATAATGGATGTGATCCTGTAGTTCGCCGCCTTCGAGTGTCAGCGTACCGCCGTCGAGCGGCAAAAGGCCCGCGACCTGCCGCAGCAGCGACGATTTCCCCGCGCCGTTCGGCCCCACGACCAGCAGGGCTTCGCCCGGTTCGAGCGAAAACGACATCCCGTCATACAAAGCCCGCCCGCCGCGGATGCAGGCGAGCCGCTCGGCGATCAGCCGCATCGGGATCGACTTTCGATCAAATGCCCGGTCATTGCCCTTGTTCCGAATAGTTCTATAAAGCGGCTTATCAGCCTTGGCACCCGACGAGAAACGCCACCGGCCGGGTACAGGCACGCATCACTCTTACCCAGCGGGAAATGCCGTGACCTCTCTCGACAGCTTCAAATGCCTCCGCACCCTCAAGGCGGGCGGCAAGACCTACGCCTACTACGACCTCAAGGTGGCTGAGAAAAACGGGCTGAAGGGCGCGTCCAAGCTGCCGTTCTCGCTGAAAGTGCTGCTCGAAAACCTGATCCGGTTCGAGGACGGCCGCTCGGTGACGCGCGACGACATCAAGGCGCTGGCGAGCTGGGGCAAGAAGCGCAAATCGAACCGCGAGATCGCGTTCCGCCCGGCGCGCGTGCTGATGCAGGACTTCACCGGCGTTCCCGCCGTGGTCGATCTCGCCGCGATGCGCGACGCGATGAAGGCGCTCGGCGGCGACCCGAAGAAAATCAATCCGCTCGTTCCGGTCGATCTCGTCATCGACCACTCGGTGATCGTCGATCACTTCGGCACGGCGCGCGCGTTCAAGCAGAACGTCGATCTCGAATACGAGCGCAACGGCGAGCGCTACAAGTTCCTGAAATGGGGCCAGCTCGCCTTCGACAATTTCCGCGTGGTGCCGCCGGGCACCGGCATCTGCCACCAGGTGAACCTCGAATACCTGGCGCAGACGGTCTGGACCAAAACCGAAGAACTGGTCGACGTGAAGGGCAAGAAGAAGAACGTCGAGTTTGCCTTCCCCGACACGCTGGTCGGCACCGACTCCCACACCACGATGGTCAACGGCCTCGCCGTGCTCGGCTGGGGCGTCGGCGGCATCGAGGCGGAAGCCGCGATGCTCGGCCAGCCGATCTCGATGCTGATTCCCGAAGTGATCGGCTTCAAGCTCTCCGGCAAGCTGAAGAGCGGCGTCACCGCGACCGATCTCGTGCTCACCGTCACCGAGATGCTTCGCAAGAAGGGCGTGGTCGGCAAGTTCGTCGAATTCTACGGCCCCGGCCTCGGCGGCCTTTCGCTGGAAGACCGCGCGACCATCGGCAACATGGCGCCCGAGTACGGCGCAACCTGCGGCTTCTTCCCGGTCGATGACGAAACCGTCCGCTTCCTCGAAGACACCGCACGCGCGAAGGGCCGCGTGAAGCTGGTCGAGGCCTACGCCAAGGCACAGGGCATGTGGCGCAAAGCCTCCACCCCGGACCCGGTTTTCACCGACAAGCTCTCGCTCGATCTCTCCAAGGTCGAGCCGTCGCTCGCCGGCCCGAAGCGCCCGCAGGACCGCGTCGCGCTCTCCAAGACCAAGGCTGGCTTCGCCGAGGCGATGGAAAAGGAATTCAAGAAAACCGCCGATGCCGCCAACCGCTATCATGTCGAAGGCAAGAAGTTCGACATGGGCCACGGCGACGTGGTGATCGCGGCGATCACGTCCTGCACCAACACCTCGAATCCGAGCGTGATGATCGGCGCGGGCCTGCTCGCGCGCAACGCCGTGAAGCTCGGCCTGAAAACCAAGCCGTGGGTAAAGACATCGCTCGCGCCGGGTTCGCAGGTCGTCGGCGAATATCTCGCCAAGTCCGGCTTGCAGAAAGACCTCGACGCACTCGGCTTCAACCTCGTCGGCTTCGGCTGCACCACCTGCATCGGCAATTCCGGCCCGCTGCCGGAGGAAATCTCGAAGACCATCAACGAGAAGGATCTGGTCGCCGCCGCCGTGCTTTCCGGCAACCGCAACTTCGAAGGCCGCGTGAACCCGGACGTGCGCGCGAACTATCTCGCCTCGCCTCCGCTGGTCGTCGCCTATGCGCTGGCCGGCTCGATGCAGGTCGATCTCACCAAGGAGCCGATCGGCACCGACAAGAAGGGCAAGCCGGTCTACCTGAAGGACATCTGGCCTTCGCCGAAGGAAATCGCGGCGTTCATCCGGAAATCCGTGACGAAGCGCATCTTCGAGAAGAAATACAGCGACGTGTTCAAGGGCGACACCTACTGGCGCGCGATCAAGGTCGCGCCCAGCGACACCTACGGCTGGGACAACAACTCGACCTACGTGCAGAACCCGCCCTACTTCGCGACCATGCAGCGTCTGCCGGAACCGATCACCGATATCGACGACGCGCGCATCATCGGTCTGTTCCTCGACTCGATCACGACCGACCACATCTCCCCGGCCGGTTCGATCAAGGCCGCTTCGCCCGCGGGCAAGTACCTGACCGATCACGGCGTGAAGGTGATCGACTTCAACCAGTACGGCACGCGCCGCGGCAACCACGAAGTGATGATGCGCGGCACCTTCGCCAACATCCGCATCAAGAACCAGATGGTGCCGGGCGTCGAAGGCGGCGTGACCGTCCACTATCCGGGCGGCGAGCGCCTGCCGATCTACGACGCCGCGATGAAATACAAGCAGGAGAAGGTTCCGCTGGTCGTATTCGCCGGCAAGGAATACGGCACCGGCTCGTCGCGCGACTGGGCGGCGAAAGGCACCGTGCTCCTCGGCATCCGCGCCGTGATCGCGCAGAGCTTCGAGCGCATCCATCGCTCGAACCTGATCGGCATGGGCGTGGTGCCGCTCGTCTTCGAGGAAGGCACTTCGTGGCAGACGCTGGGCCTGAAGGGCGACGAGAAGGTCACCATCCACGGCCTCGCGGACGGCCTTAAACCCCAGCAGGTTATGTCGGCGGAAATCACTTCCGCGGACGGCACCAAGAAGACCGTACCGCTGCTTTGCCGTATCGATACGCTGGACGAACTCGACTACTTCAAGAACGGCGGCATCCTGCAATACGTCCTGCGCCAGCTCGCTGTCGCGTAAGCTAACGCACTGGAATCAAAGCAAAGCCGCCGCTCACCCAAGTGTGAGTGGCGGCTTTCGCTTGGCGGTGCCTATGGTCGGCTCTCATCAATCGGTGACGACATGAATGTGGCACGTACCCTCGGACTCGTCGCGGTCCTCTCCATGCTGACCGGCACGAGCGCCGCGCAGGCCGGCAGCAAACCGGTAATCGAACTCTTCACCAGCCAGGGCTGCAATTCGTGCCCGCCCGCGGACGCGCTGTTCGGCCGCCTTGCCGACAATCCGGGGCTGATCCCGCTCACCCTTTCGGTCGACTACTGGGACTATCTCGGCTGGCGCGACACGCTCGCGCTGAACGCACACACGAAGCGCCAGCGCGGCTATTCGCGCACGCGCGGCGACATGAACGTCTATACCCCGCAGGCAATCGTGAACGGCGGCGACTTCACCATCGGTAGCGACCAGCGCCAGATCGACGCGGCGATACGCAAGGTCAACACGGCTAGCACGCACGGCGTTCCGGTGAAGCTCCAGCGCAACGGCGACACGCTTGCGGTCGAAGTCGGCAACGGCGACGGCAGCGCGCAAATCTGGCTGCTCTCCGTCACGCACAAAGTGAGGGTGCCGATCGCGCGCGGCGAGAACAAGGGCGAGACCATCGTCTATACCAACGTGGTCCGTTCCTGGCGCAACCTCGGCAACTTCGACGGCAAGCCGGTGAAGCTCAACATCCCTGTCTCGGAGATCGTGAAGAACGAAGCCGACACCGTCGTCGTGCTGGTGCAGGCGGGCAGCGAGAACGCACCCGGCGCGATTCGCGGCGCGGAGATTCTTTCGCTGCGCTGATTCGCTAATCGCAATACGCAAAAAAAAACAGGGCCGGGAAACCGGCCCTTTTTAATTGCGGGACTTAACTCTGGGGTTGCGCCTCGCCGCAAGTTTTCGCGGAGGGAAAATGGGCCGGCCCGATCAAACCCGGGGGCTGGGGGGCTGGGATTAACCGGTGCTCAATCGAACCGGCCCGGAGGCTACAAGAAGAAATCTCGCTGCCGCCTTGGGCGCGCGCTTGGCCGGAATGGGGCGTCTTTATGATATTTCGCCCGCCGTGGAACTTTGGAATCTGCAAATATTTTCAGCACGTAAGCGGGGACTTGCCCCGCCGCGCGGGCAGCGCAATCATGACGTTGCCGCGACAGCCGCGGTGAACGAGGCAGGAGGCGCGAACAGCATTGAGCGATCTCGAGCCGATAGCGTTTCCGGGGCGCGCGAAAGCCGCGACAACCGCCCCTGCACCCAGAAACACCACGTTCGACCGCCGCGAGTTGCTGCGCATCCTCGACCTCTACGGACGCATGGTGGCTGCCGGTGAGTGGCGCGATTATGCGATCGCTTTTCTGAAAGATCGCGCCGTTTTTTCCGTATTCCGCCGCGCCTCGGAACAGCCGCTCTATTCGATCGAGAAAATCCCCGCGCTCGCCCGCAAGCAAGGCGAGTATGCCGTGGTATCTTCCGCGGGTTTCGTCCTGAAGCGCGGCCGCGATCTGGACCGCGTGCTGGCCGTGATCGACAAGCGCCTCAGCGTCGTGAACTAAAGCGTGATCCCGAAAAGTGGGTACCGGTTTTCGGACAAGATCACGCTTCAACCAAAAAACCGCGCCCCCTCAAAGCAAAAGACCCGGCGGTTAGCCGGGCCTTCGC is a window encoding:
- the ftsY gene encoding signal recognition particle-docking protein FtsY; translated protein: MSFWKRLTGGLSRSASRLGEGLARIGFRGADPKTLQEVEDLLIASDIGVETSTKIVSALNDGRLGERYDEADFKALIASEVEKVLAKVEQPLDVTAHKPFVVLAVGVNGSGKTTTLGKLAAKLHAEGKKVTLGAADTFRAAAIEQLKLWAGRTNSSIVAKAQGSDPAGVAFEAMEKAREENADVLLIDTAGRLQNKESLMGELEKIVRVIKKIDASAPHAVLLVLDATVGQNALLQVEAFKQVAGVTGLVVTKLDGTAKGGILVAISTRYELPVHFIGVGESVDDLETFSAKEFSRALVGLDKDA
- a CDS encoding septation protein A; protein product: MTDTTAAPKKHLAPLPKLLLDLGPLLLFFFANSWGGIYFATGAFMVATLVTLAISYYLIRRFPVMPIVTAVIVMVFGALTLWLHNDTFIKLKPTIIYVIFAVVLLAGLATGRPLFKIVLDGALHLKEEGWKKLTVNWSVFFLAMAVVNEFVWRSFTTDQWVAFKTFGFLPITLLFAFSQAPIMLKYAENEPGAKS
- a CDS encoding helix-turn-helix transcriptional regulator, producing the protein MKRTSFEKMHCSIARSLEVIGDWWSPLIVRDLFLGVTRFDDLAEDLGISRNLLTRRLGALVENRIVRRVAYSEKPLRYEYHLTEAGRGLVPILAALTAWGDRWVASKEGKPILFVHTGCGKKISAQVVCSGCGEALHADNLKALPGPGGAAKAGTKVIARKLAAMR
- a CDS encoding nuclear transport factor 2 family protein; protein product: MYHAIVRARIGSLFDAINRGDAEPVLRAFAPRFEHIFLGERHALCGTRRTQASTRRWYERLYRLLPDIKFDLKRINVSGTPWNTIASVEWRETNSGTDGVRTSAEGVHVARLAWGRMTQLIICPDTTVLSATLERLALAGNAEAKAEPIVD
- a CDS encoding DsbE family thiol:disulfide interchange protein, which encodes MMRRLAVLIPLGIFAILAGIFFVRLYSGDPSVVPSALLDKPVPQVTLAPLDGASAQPLTLEALHGQVTVVNFWASWCAPCRLEHPLLTRLSRDKRIQIAGINYKDKTPAALRFLQEHGNPFARIGVDGDGRAAIEWGVYGVPETFIVGRDGKIRYKQVGPLTPENFPRFLAEIEKALAAR
- the ccmD gene encoding heme exporter protein CcmD, with the translated sequence MFGAHAPYIFGAYGVALVVFAMLAAWVVLDHRAQKRALADLEARGIKRRSET
- a CDS encoding heme ABC transporter permease; the encoded protein is MPVSDLANPHRFLRFARWGVPLFALLAVALIALGLTLGFLAPPERDQGESVKIIFLHVPSAWLSMGIFAFMAIAALGTLVWRHPLADVAQKAAAPIGAAFCVVCLVSGALWGRPAWGTYWQWDGRLTSVLVLLLIYLGIIALWRAFEEPGLAARAVSVLTLAGSINLPIIKFSVDWWSTLHQPASVLRFGGPTIHPAFLTPLLVSALGFAFLFGALLMAAMRNEILRRRVRTLRILAASGAQ
- the ccmB gene encoding heme exporter protein CcmB; the encoded protein is MRAMGIIIARDLRLGMRAGGALGAGLIFFLSVVMVSAFAIGPDLGLLSRVGPAILWIGALLASLLGLERIFAADHEDGSLDLLQLAPLPMEAVAAAKGIAHWLMTGLSLAVAVPVFGILLGVSGKALFAAALLLLVGTPAITFLGLIGAAVSVALPRAGMLVAILVLPFTIPVLIFGAAATESAIAGEVFGTPFKLLLATALFGFVIGPVAAAAAIRLARS
- the ccmA gene encoding heme ABC exporter ATP-binding protein CcmA; the protein is MRLIAERLACIRGGRALYDGMSFSLEPGEALLVVGPNGAGKSSLLRQVAGLLPLDGGTLTLEGGELQDHIHYLGHAGAVREALTVSENLEFWRDLYGGGGKLTPETALHRLHLLPLQDLPARNLSAGQKRRLAIARLLTIRRPLWLLDEPDAALDTEGRAVLTGIITEHRAGGGMAMIASHGTLDVAPSREISFARAAQAVVEKEIA
- the acnA gene encoding aconitate hydratase AcnA, translated to MTSLDSFKCLRTLKAGGKTYAYYDLKVAEKNGLKGASKLPFSLKVLLENLIRFEDGRSVTRDDIKALASWGKKRKSNREIAFRPARVLMQDFTGVPAVVDLAAMRDAMKALGGDPKKINPLVPVDLVIDHSVIVDHFGTARAFKQNVDLEYERNGERYKFLKWGQLAFDNFRVVPPGTGICHQVNLEYLAQTVWTKTEELVDVKGKKKNVEFAFPDTLVGTDSHTTMVNGLAVLGWGVGGIEAEAAMLGQPISMLIPEVIGFKLSGKLKSGVTATDLVLTVTEMLRKKGVVGKFVEFYGPGLGGLSLEDRATIGNMAPEYGATCGFFPVDDETVRFLEDTARAKGRVKLVEAYAKAQGMWRKASTPDPVFTDKLSLDLSKVEPSLAGPKRPQDRVALSKTKAGFAEAMEKEFKKTADAANRYHVEGKKFDMGHGDVVIAAITSCTNTSNPSVMIGAGLLARNAVKLGLKTKPWVKTSLAPGSQVVGEYLAKSGLQKDLDALGFNLVGFGCTTCIGNSGPLPEEISKTINEKDLVAAAVLSGNRNFEGRVNPDVRANYLASPPLVVAYALAGSMQVDLTKEPIGTDKKGKPVYLKDIWPSPKEIAAFIRKSVTKRIFEKKYSDVFKGDTYWRAIKVAPSDTYGWDNNSTYVQNPPYFATMQRLPEPITDIDDARIIGLFLDSITTDHISPAGSIKAASPAGKYLTDHGVKVIDFNQYGTRRGNHEVMMRGTFANIRIKNQMVPGVEGGVTVHYPGGERLPIYDAAMKYKQEKVPLVVFAGKEYGTGSSRDWAAKGTVLLGIRAVIAQSFERIHRSNLIGMGVVPLVFEEGTSWQTLGLKGDEKVTIHGLADGLKPQQVMSAEITSADGTKKTVPLLCRIDTLDELDYFKNGGILQYVLRQLAVA
- a CDS encoding DUF1223 domain-containing protein codes for the protein MNVARTLGLVAVLSMLTGTSAAQAGSKPVIELFTSQGCNSCPPADALFGRLADNPGLIPLTLSVDYWDYLGWRDTLALNAHTKRQRGYSRTRGDMNVYTPQAIVNGGDFTIGSDQRQIDAAIRKVNTASTHGVPVKLQRNGDTLAVEVGNGDGSAQIWLLSVTHKVRVPIARGENKGETIVYTNVVRSWRNLGNFDGKPVKLNIPVSEIVKNEADTVVVLVQAGSENAPGAIRGAEILSLR
- a CDS encoding DUF2794 domain-containing protein, with amino-acid sequence MSDLEPIAFPGRAKAATTAPAPRNTTFDRRELLRILDLYGRMVAAGEWRDYAIAFLKDRAVFSVFRRASEQPLYSIEKIPALARKQGEYAVVSSAGFVLKRGRDLDRVLAVIDKRLSVVN